A genomic segment from Limisphaera ngatamarikiensis encodes:
- the scpB gene encoding SMC-Scp complex subunit ScpB, with product MELRSVLEALLFVSQKPLSAREIRDVLVQAAEAEETPEDARAWGRIKELEVESELNAMAVELEKAGRSYRLVCVAGAWQFVTRPEFAPWIRVLVGGKVRPPRLSLAALETLAIIAYRQPVTRAEIEEIRGVNVDGVMQTLLQRGLIQEVGRAETLGRPVTYGTTDQFLEYFGLRSLEDLPAADELRRWKPAERAGGSPNSEVPGSEKADAGSAVAPVAEGTVGADSRGSAPADPGGAGAQAAGVKTVNSESGSPAGIEAASGSLPAGS from the coding sequence ATGGAACTTCGTTCTGTTTTGGAAGCCCTGCTGTTCGTTTCGCAAAAGCCGCTGTCGGCCCGGGAGATCCGGGACGTTTTGGTGCAGGCGGCCGAGGCCGAAGAAACTCCCGAGGACGCGCGGGCCTGGGGCAGGATCAAGGAATTGGAGGTGGAATCCGAATTGAACGCGATGGCGGTCGAGTTGGAGAAGGCCGGGCGCAGTTACCGATTGGTGTGTGTGGCGGGTGCGTGGCAGTTTGTGACGCGACCCGAGTTTGCCCCGTGGATCCGCGTGTTGGTCGGTGGGAAGGTTCGGCCGCCGCGCCTCTCCCTGGCGGCGCTGGAGACCCTGGCCATCATTGCATACCGTCAGCCGGTGACGCGGGCCGAGATCGAAGAGATCCGCGGAGTGAACGTGGACGGTGTGATGCAGACCCTGTTGCAACGCGGGCTGATCCAGGAAGTGGGCCGTGCGGAGACCCTGGGCCGGCCGGTTACGTACGGGACGACGGACCAGTTCCTGGAATACTTTGGTTTGCGCAGCCTGGAGGATTTGCCGGCAGCGGATGAACTCCGGCGCTGGAAACCGGCGGAACGGGCCGGTGGATCCCCAAACTCCGAAGTCCCGGGTTCCGAGAAGGCCGACGCCGGGTCGGCTGTTGCCCCGGTCGCGGAGGGTACCGTGGGCGCGGACTCCCGCGGGTCGGCGCCGGCCGACCCGGGCGGAGCCGGTGCACAGGCGGCAGGGGTGAAAACGGTGAATTCGGAGTCCGGGTCGCCGGCCGGAATCGAGGCTGCATCCGGCTCCCTGCCCGCGGGGTCTTAG
- a CDS encoding HDOD domain-containing protein, translating to MKAQEIVAKVRNLPPVSQAALRLVTMLDQPAISNDEIVEVLKCDNVLTAKLLRACNSPFFGLEEPVASVDQAVFLLGHQQILHIVLSLAFGGAMSVVLPQHAVEAEDLWRHSVTTAQAAETVLAEGLELREEVEPSVAFTVGLLHDLGKLVMAQVLPADQQAEIRARVALAGMSRSEAEQDVVGTDHAEVGGELLRLWHLPETLVEGVRYHHQPRLDHPRCLSVIAHVANVVAHRARSDAPNVPGTGLLDPAVEQRLQLDENRLEELAARLRDQFEQIEHLMRLG from the coding sequence ATGAAAGCGCAAGAGATCGTGGCCAAGGTCCGGAATCTGCCGCCGGTCTCTCAGGCGGCGTTGCGGCTGGTGACCATGTTGGACCAACCGGCCATCAGCAACGATGAGATCGTGGAGGTCCTCAAATGCGACAATGTGCTCACCGCCAAACTCTTGCGCGCCTGTAACTCGCCGTTTTTCGGCCTGGAAGAACCGGTGGCTTCGGTGGATCAGGCCGTGTTTTTACTGGGGCACCAACAGATCCTGCACATCGTGCTCAGCCTGGCCTTCGGCGGGGCGATGTCAGTGGTGCTCCCGCAGCATGCCGTGGAAGCCGAGGATCTCTGGCGTCATTCGGTGACCACTGCGCAAGCGGCCGAAACGGTCCTGGCTGAGGGCCTGGAACTGCGGGAAGAGGTCGAACCGTCGGTGGCATTCACGGTGGGGTTGTTGCATGACCTGGGCAAGCTGGTCATGGCCCAGGTCCTTCCCGCCGATCAACAGGCGGAAATCCGCGCCCGCGTGGCCCTGGCAGGCATGTCGCGTTCCGAAGCCGAACAGGACGTGGTGGGGACCGACCATGCCGAGGTCGGCGGCGAGCTGTTGAGGCTCTGGCACCTACCGGAAACCCTGGTGGAGGGTGTTCGATACCATCACCAACCGCGCCTGGATCATCCCCGCTGCCTCTCGGTGATTGCGCACGTGGCGAATGTGGTCGCGCACCGGGCACGGTCCGACGCCCCCAACGTACCCGGCACCGGTTTGCTGGATCCTGCCGTCGAACAGCGTCTACAGCTCGATGAAAACCGCCTTGAAGAACTGGCCGCGCGGCTGCGCGACCAGTTCGAGCAAATCGAGCATCTGATGCGCCTGGGCTGA
- a CDS encoding purine-cytosine permease family protein, which translates to MNETAPAAAPSSAHAGDEFEREPVPEHALKGPTAFWGMYAGEHTAGTEFMIGPLFVAWGVSAFDLLVGLLVGNLLAVLSWRYITAPIATRYRLTLYYQLERICGRKLVVLYNLANGILFCFLAGAMVTVSATAVGVPFPGIQMPTFQDTLPTNAAWCVTVLALGAAMTFVAIRGYGFVARVGHLAAPWMFLVFVACGLVMLGKLGSLNLVELLTPPEGHQSRIGFWGVVFFAWFCNAAMHIGMSDLSVLRFARKPSYGWASAAGMFLGHYIAWICAALLLVYWVREKGVDPAQGMAPGPMVWDAVGWAGLICVVIAGWTTANPTIYRAGLAFQSLYPRMSRATGTLIAGTLCTLAGLFPAVAMKLLDFVGLYGTTLAPVGAVILAEVYLAHRFGLPRDWAASTGRSFNLAVLLAWAIPLALFYWAYWHWNVFPSYLTLPVYLLTGVLYLFLAKTLYGHSATSTRA; encoded by the coding sequence ATGAACGAAACTGCACCGGCTGCCGCCCCGTCATCCGCTCACGCGGGCGACGAATTCGAACGGGAACCCGTGCCCGAACACGCCCTCAAGGGCCCCACCGCTTTCTGGGGCATGTACGCCGGTGAACACACGGCGGGGACGGAGTTCATGATCGGACCGCTGTTCGTGGCCTGGGGGGTCAGCGCGTTTGATCTGTTGGTCGGCTTGCTGGTGGGGAACCTCCTGGCGGTGCTGAGCTGGCGCTACATCACCGCCCCCATCGCCACCCGGTACCGGCTCACCCTCTATTACCAGCTCGAACGAATTTGCGGCCGCAAATTGGTGGTCCTGTACAACCTGGCCAACGGGATCCTCTTCTGTTTCCTGGCCGGGGCCATGGTGACCGTGTCCGCCACCGCGGTAGGAGTTCCCTTCCCCGGCATTCAGATGCCCACCTTCCAGGACACCCTGCCCACCAATGCGGCCTGGTGCGTGACCGTTCTGGCCCTGGGCGCCGCGATGACCTTCGTCGCCATTCGCGGGTACGGTTTTGTGGCGCGCGTGGGGCACCTGGCGGCCCCGTGGATGTTCCTCGTGTTCGTGGCCTGCGGCCTGGTCATGCTCGGCAAACTGGGCTCGCTCAACCTCGTCGAGCTACTCACACCGCCGGAGGGGCATCAGAGCCGGATCGGATTCTGGGGCGTGGTGTTCTTTGCCTGGTTCTGCAATGCCGCCATGCACATCGGCATGTCCGACCTGTCGGTGCTCCGGTTTGCGCGGAAACCGTCGTACGGATGGGCCTCGGCTGCGGGCATGTTCCTGGGCCATTACATTGCCTGGATTTGCGCCGCCCTTTTGTTGGTGTACTGGGTGCGGGAAAAGGGCGTGGACCCGGCCCAGGGCATGGCCCCCGGTCCGATGGTCTGGGACGCGGTCGGTTGGGCGGGACTGATCTGTGTGGTGATTGCCGGCTGGACGACGGCCAATCCGACCATTTACCGCGCCGGGCTCGCCTTCCAGTCGCTCTACCCCCGCATGTCGCGGGCCACCGGCACGTTGATCGCCGGAACGCTCTGCACGCTGGCGGGCCTGTTCCCGGCCGTGGCAATGAAACTGCTGGATTTCGTGGGTTTGTATGGCACCACGCTCGCCCCCGTGGGGGCGGTGATCCTGGCGGAGGTGTACCTGGCCCACCGCTTCGGTCTACCCCGGGATTGGGCGGCCTCCACCGGTCGGAGCTTCAACCTGGCCGTCCTGCTGGCCTGGGCCATTCCGCTCGCACTGTTCTACTGGGCCTACTGGCACTGGAACGTCTTCCCCTCCTACCTCACATTGCCGGTCTACCTGTTGACAGGGGTTCTGTACCTGTTCCTTGCCAAGACGCTGTACGGGCACAGCGCGACTTCAACCCGGGCATAA
- a CDS encoding segregation and condensation protein A produces MAEYKVTFEVFEGPLDLLLYLIKRQEVDIYEVNLTRLADQFLEYLELMRQLDLEVAGEFIVMAATLLYIKSRELLPEDQQSLVEGEEEGPDPRWELIRQLVEYKKFKDAAVQLQELERHQESVFPHRPPPVRDLEPVTLPGPRATLFDLLTAVQQVLQRLALRQPPAEIVDDRWTVPGQMQLILRVLSDRPRVSFQALFGSMQHRAEVVATFLALLELMRLQQVAAFQREEFGEIELIRREPVAVETLPSGAVDPGGTAREPAGLETPSDTDSSATPV; encoded by the coding sequence ATGGCGGAGTACAAGGTAACATTCGAGGTGTTCGAAGGTCCGCTCGACCTGCTGCTTTACCTCATCAAGAGGCAGGAAGTGGACATTTACGAGGTCAATCTGACCCGGTTGGCGGACCAGTTCCTCGAGTACCTGGAGTTGATGCGGCAGCTGGACCTGGAGGTGGCCGGTGAGTTCATCGTCATGGCCGCCACCCTGCTTTACATCAAGAGTCGTGAGTTGCTGCCCGAGGACCAGCAGAGCCTCGTTGAAGGGGAGGAGGAAGGGCCGGACCCGCGCTGGGAGCTCATCCGGCAGCTCGTGGAGTACAAGAAGTTCAAGGACGCGGCGGTGCAGTTGCAGGAGTTGGAACGGCATCAGGAATCGGTGTTTCCGCATCGTCCGCCGCCGGTGCGTGACCTTGAGCCCGTGACGTTGCCCGGGCCGCGCGCCACGTTGTTTGACCTGTTGACGGCGGTGCAGCAGGTTTTGCAGCGGTTGGCGCTCCGCCAACCGCCCGCGGAGATCGTGGACGATCGTTGGACCGTTCCCGGTCAGATGCAGTTGATCCTGCGGGTGTTGTCGGACCGGCCCCGGGTGAGTTTCCAAGCCCTGTTCGGGTCGATGCAACATCGGGCCGAAGTGGTGGCGACTTTCCTGGCGTTGCTGGAATTGATGCGGCTTCAGCAGGTCGCGGCTTTTCAGCGGGAGGAGTTTGGCGAGATCGAGCTGATCCGCCGCGAGCCGGTGGCCGTCGAGACATTGCCGTCTGGTGCAGTTGATCCCGGTGGTACGGCCCGGGAACCCGCGGGGTTGGAAACCCCGTCGGATACCGATTCGTCTGCAACCCCGGTTTGA
- a CDS encoding S9 family peptidase, translating into MESRLHLGLLLAALCLIGARGAESVSSSAQGLDPRDVARLQWVTTAVVSPDGQHVAFLRTVPRDLEKDPDGPAWSGLWVYDIETGRERPFVTGRVEITRPAWTPDGRAITFLAKRGDDKHKALWLIPIDGGEARKAAELPTDLADYALAPDGRRVAVVAPEPEPKHRRKLQDKGFNQQVYEEDWATNRLWVLALFEPGEDPRPLPLTGHVHRVEWRPGYEHLAVSLAPTPSVDDSYVRQQIRIVHAGSGEVVATVNNPGKLAGFRWSPDGRRLVMIAAEDAHDPAPGRLMLVDPGTGRFTQLLPDHSGQVEDCAWLNQDRLLVLCSEGVGSALYEVTWEGPNMSRQRRFESLAPVFDSVTAGGTNPVVALVGSHPTHPAELFLWQTDRPGPDRVTDSNPWLARRRLARQELVHWTARDGLALEGILIRRLEDDGRPGPLILSVHGGPEAHVRNGWLTSYSLPGQVAAARGMAVFYPNYRGSTGRGVAFSRLGQGDPAGREFDDLVDAVDHLITIGVADSNRVGVTGGSYGGYATAWCVTRYSDRFAAGVMFVGISDKISKVGTTDIPEEEYLVHARFRPWEKWTFLLERSPIYHAGRCRTPLLILHGKDDPRVHVSQSLEMYRHLKLRSSAPVRLVLYPGEGHGNRRAASRYDYHLRMLQWFEHYLLGPGGEPPSPEVDYGLPEAAEN; encoded by the coding sequence ATGGAATCGCGTCTTCACCTTGGGCTCCTGTTGGCGGCACTCTGCCTGATCGGCGCCAGGGGTGCCGAGTCGGTTTCTTCATCCGCCCAGGGGCTCGACCCTCGAGATGTGGCCCGGCTCCAATGGGTCACCACGGCGGTGGTCTCGCCCGACGGACAGCATGTGGCCTTCCTCCGCACCGTGCCCCGGGACCTTGAGAAAGACCCGGACGGCCCCGCATGGTCCGGCCTGTGGGTGTACGACATCGAAACCGGCCGGGAACGACCCTTTGTCACCGGCCGGGTCGAGATCACTCGACCCGCGTGGACCCCGGACGGCCGGGCCATCACCTTTCTGGCCAAACGGGGCGACGACAAACACAAGGCACTCTGGCTGATCCCGATCGACGGCGGCGAAGCCCGCAAGGCCGCAGAGCTGCCCACCGACCTCGCCGACTATGCCCTGGCCCCGGACGGACGGCGCGTGGCTGTGGTGGCACCCGAGCCGGAACCCAAACACCGCCGCAAACTCCAGGACAAGGGCTTCAACCAGCAGGTCTACGAGGAAGATTGGGCCACCAACCGACTGTGGGTGCTCGCCCTATTCGAACCCGGGGAGGATCCCCGACCCCTCCCGCTCACCGGCCATGTGCACCGCGTGGAGTGGCGGCCCGGTTACGAGCACCTCGCAGTTTCCCTGGCGCCCACACCCTCCGTGGACGACAGCTACGTCCGACAGCAAATCCGTATCGTGCACGCCGGCAGCGGCGAGGTCGTCGCAACCGTCAACAACCCCGGAAAGCTGGCCGGGTTCCGATGGAGTCCGGACGGGCGCCGTCTGGTCATGATCGCCGCCGAAGATGCCCACGATCCCGCCCCCGGCCGGCTCATGCTGGTGGACCCCGGCACGGGCCGCTTCACCCAGCTCCTGCCCGACCATTCGGGACAGGTGGAGGATTGCGCGTGGTTGAATCAGGACCGCCTTCTGGTCCTTTGCAGCGAAGGGGTCGGTTCCGCCCTCTACGAGGTCACATGGGAAGGACCGAACATGAGCCGCCAACGACGGTTTGAATCCCTTGCGCCGGTGTTTGATTCAGTCACCGCTGGCGGGACAAACCCCGTGGTGGCCCTGGTGGGCAGCCATCCCACCCACCCGGCCGAGCTGTTCCTGTGGCAGACCGATCGCCCCGGGCCGGATCGCGTGACCGACAGCAACCCGTGGTTGGCCCGGCGCAGGTTGGCCCGGCAGGAGCTGGTTCACTGGACCGCCCGGGACGGACTGGCGCTGGAAGGTATTCTCATCCGGCGGCTGGAAGACGACGGCAGGCCCGGACCTTTAATCCTCTCCGTCCACGGCGGGCCGGAAGCTCACGTCCGCAACGGATGGTTGACCTCCTACAGCCTGCCCGGCCAAGTGGCAGCCGCCAGGGGCATGGCCGTGTTTTACCCCAACTATCGGGGCAGTACCGGCCGCGGCGTGGCATTCTCGCGGCTGGGCCAGGGCGACCCCGCCGGGAGAGAATTCGACGACCTCGTGGACGCAGTGGATCACCTCATCACCATCGGCGTGGCGGACTCGAATCGGGTGGGTGTAACCGGCGGATCCTACGGCGGCTACGCCACCGCGTGGTGCGTGACCCGGTATTCCGACCGATTTGCCGCCGGCGTGATGTTCGTGGGCATCAGCGACAAGATTTCCAAGGTGGGCACCACCGACATCCCGGAGGAAGAGTACCTGGTGCATGCGCGATTTCGGCCATGGGAAAAGTGGACCTTCCTCCTGGAACGCAGCCCCATCTATCACGCCGGTCGGTGTCGCACCCCGCTGCTCATCCTTCACGGCAAGGACGACCCGCGCGTACACGTCAGCCAGTCCCTGGAAATGTACCGGCACCTCAAACTCCGCAGCAGCGCCCCGGTACGCCTGGTCCTGTACCCGGGCGAAGGCCACGGCAACCGGCGGGCTGCATCCCGATACGACTACCACCTGCGCATGCTGCAATGGTTCGAACATTACCTGCTCGGCCCCGGCGGTGAGCCCCCGTCGCCCGAAGTGGACTACGGCCTGCCCGAAGCTGCGGAGAACTGA
- a CDS encoding nucleoside permease — protein MHKAIRLRLFGMMVLEFAIWGAWLPLIYSYLPSLGFTPLQQSWILNAFPIAAIVGMFFSNQFADRNFAAERFLAFSHAVGGLAMLGLAFTTSFWPFFGLMLVHCLLYVPTISICNSIAFAHIRDPQREFGPVRMGGTIGWILAAWPFTFILVDWEAVRAAAPRDWIEWLGTVLGHGLKGEALFHAVRWTFIVAGITSLAMAVYSLTLPHTPPRKTAEGLDRLAWLKAMRLLRQPFVLVLWIITFVDAFLLYSYFNWTGAFLATEPHQGGPGIPGNWIMPVMSIGQVMEILTMLILGATLKRLGWRVTMTLGILGHTARFAVYAFFPQNQLFIILVQMLHGICYAFFFATVYIFVDAYFPKDSRASAQGLFNMMIFGFGNIAANFICPWLRQEVFTHDGVTDYRGLFLVPTVISVLAALALAVAFRPPPPPVEAAPAPDNQGSPAA, from the coding sequence ATGCACAAAGCCATCCGCCTCCGGCTGTTTGGGATGATGGTCCTGGAGTTTGCCATCTGGGGTGCGTGGTTGCCGCTGATTTACTCGTACCTCCCCAGCCTGGGCTTCACTCCGCTGCAACAATCCTGGATCCTGAACGCATTCCCCATCGCTGCCATCGTCGGGATGTTCTTCAGCAACCAGTTCGCGGACCGGAACTTTGCTGCGGAACGTTTCCTGGCCTTCAGTCACGCCGTGGGCGGCCTGGCCATGCTGGGGTTGGCTTTCACCACGTCCTTCTGGCCGTTCTTCGGTCTCATGCTGGTGCATTGCCTGCTGTATGTGCCCACCATCTCCATCTGCAACTCAATCGCCTTTGCCCACATCCGCGACCCGCAACGCGAGTTCGGTCCGGTCCGCATGGGCGGGACCATCGGTTGGATCCTGGCCGCCTGGCCCTTCACCTTCATCCTGGTGGATTGGGAAGCGGTCCGGGCGGCGGCGCCCCGGGACTGGATTGAGTGGCTCGGCACCGTGCTGGGACACGGCCTGAAGGGTGAAGCCCTGTTCCATGCAGTCCGCTGGACCTTCATCGTCGCCGGAATCACCTCGCTGGCCATGGCGGTCTACAGCCTGACGCTGCCGCATACGCCGCCCCGGAAAACGGCCGAGGGCCTCGATCGACTCGCCTGGCTCAAAGCCATGCGCCTGCTGCGGCAACCGTTCGTGCTGGTGCTGTGGATCATCACCTTCGTGGACGCGTTCCTCCTCTACAGTTACTTCAACTGGACCGGCGCCTTCCTCGCCACCGAACCCCACCAGGGCGGGCCCGGCATCCCGGGCAACTGGATCATGCCGGTCATGAGCATCGGCCAGGTCATGGAAATCCTCACCATGCTCATCCTGGGCGCCACCCTCAAACGACTCGGCTGGCGGGTCACCATGACGCTGGGCATCCTGGGACACACGGCCCGTTTCGCCGTCTACGCGTTCTTCCCCCAAAACCAGCTCTTCATCATCCTCGTGCAAATGCTCCACGGCATCTGTTACGCGTTCTTCTTCGCCACGGTGTACATTTTCGTGGACGCCTACTTCCCCAAGGACAGCCGTGCCAGTGCCCAGGGCCTGTTCAACATGATGATCTTCGGTTTCGGCAACATAGCCGCCAATTTCATTTGCCCATGGCTGCGACAAGAAGTGTTCACCCACGACGGGGTGACCGATTACCGCGGCCTGTTCCTGGTGCCCACGGTGATCTCGGTGCTCGCCGCGCTGGCACTCGCCGTGGCCTTCCGTCCGCCCCCACCACCTGTGGAGGCCGCGCCGGCCCCTGACAACCAGGGATCTCCCGCCGCCTGA